A window of the Trichoderma asperellum chromosome 6, complete sequence genome harbors these coding sequences:
- a CDS encoding uncharacterized protein (EggNog:ENOG41) has product MAARSRPRTIQPRRLETRLSYSSQSPAVQFHEDNITEVEARKRLSSYVVVRVEKSPSTIDDEGNLAPPTWEKASHMIQRDISQQEAKYKVHELNQETGSVLDKKHELSSALQRRLERAHVWLEKMESDRRYVYTLVQLDWTFKRVETPREYYARHGKPSKDKKTTKERHRSRPKKERLSVTAYFKREPSNNENWLKMYNHQQSDKKGDGSQLKSSGMARQDTSGSQNSRSSATSFSSFSSEDSNGVPTPNSSVDDISPHRQYEEGRGRSRYRQSRNREHFEIVVARPQRECDSVRRHDYIPPPVPDPTRPEPKPVTDSLRSMEQRACGEGRSRSVRDSPRQPRLTQSPLEKQSISLHRVPYYALSGEDVDQLGDGLSRASLADAPKSSRQEPASGAATAHYTYRPLRQCRGDGDEELLVSEPNDIVWRKQDAQRYMDNKRRFDQDAWDLGRRSPLLYADGGGEYR; this is encoded by the coding sequence ATGGCTGCTCGTTCGCGTCCTAGGACTATTCAGCCGCGCCGACTTGAAACACGTCTGTCCTACTCTTCTCAGTCACCAGCCGTTCAATTTCACGAGGACAATATTACTGAAGTAGAGGCTCGCAAGCGCCTGTCATCGTATGTTGTCGTTCGCGTTGAAAAGTCGCCGTCTACTATCGACGACGAAGGCAATCTTGCACCTCCAACCTGGGAAAAAGCATCGCACATGATCCAGAGAGACATCTCTCAGCAGGAGGCAAAGTACAAAGTACATGAGCTCAACCAAGAGACTGGCTCCGTGCTGGACAAGAAACATGAGCTTTCATCGGCCCTTCAACGACGATTGGAGCGTGCACATGTTtggctggagaagatggaatcGGATCGTCGCTATGTCTATACACTTGTCCAGCTAGATTGGACGTTTAAGAGGGTCGAAACACCAAGAGAATACTATGCAAGGCATGGCAAGCCCAGCAAGGATAAGAAGACGACCAAAGAGCGCCATAGGTCCAGGCCCAAGAAAGAGCGGTTGTCGGTGACGGCGTACTTTAAGAGGGAGCCTTCCAACAATGAAAATTGGCTCAAGATGTATAACCACCAGCAGAGCGACAAGAAAGGAGATGGAAGCCAACTTAAGTCATCTGGAATGGCACGCCAGGATACCTCTGGATCACAGAATTCTAGGAGTTCAGCCACTTCCTTCAGCTCTTTCTCCAGCGAAGACTCCAATGGCGTTCCAACGCCAAACTCTTCTGTTGACGACATATCTCCCCATCGTCAGTacgaagagggaagagggcgAAGTAGATACCGCCAAAGCAGGAACAGGGAGCACTTTGAGATAGTAGTAGCCCGCCCGCAGCGAGAATGTGATTCTGTGCGCAGACACGACTACATTCCTCCTCCAGTTCCTGATCCTACCAGGCCAGAGCCTAAACCTGTAACAGACTCCTTGAGAAGCATGGAGCAGAGGGCTTGCGGCGAGGGAAGATCCAGATCTGTGAGGGACTCGCCACGCCAGCCTCGCCTTACTCAAAGCCCTCTTGAGAAACAAagcatctctctccatcgtGTTCCATACTACGCCCTAAGTGGTGAGGATGTAGACCAGCTGGGAGATGGACTCAGTCGTGCATCACTTGCAGATGCGCCCAAGAGCAGTCGCCAAGAGCCGGCCTCGGGCGCTGCAACAGCTCACTACACATACAGGCCTTTGAGACAATGTcgtggcgatggcgacgaggagTTGCTAGTCTCGGAGCCGAATGATATTGTCTGGCGGAAGCAAGATGCTCAGCGGTATATGGATAACAAACGGCGTTTCGATCAAGATGCGTGGGATCTGGGTCGTAGGAGTCCTTTGTTATATGCAGATGGCGGTGGAGAGTATAGGTAA
- a CDS encoding uncharacterized protein (EggNog:ENOG41~TransMembrane:4 (n7-18c26/27o109-136i249-272o292-314i326-349o)) produces MSVTSMATHVAALAATSSLEASMALCTSTWLPANGILSLDGESDNAILTLDNDALFQAPCPTATIPTVSVAVPETTSTSDGDSSLTLQDLGDDGDDDDSPHFSDFRDPFYASSFPICYALAATTVTAWMLVIMLFITPRSFFDSGVVYLGRPGGFTNSSSGGVNIGGRPWLQKLAALSVAISLTIATADTFRIAKIQYIWGVQNAKVLQNEVMGSTELKAIRVVSDTFLWLAQAQTLIRLFPRHREKIIIKWAAFFLISLDVIFSALNSFLYSDPDSIGNSMPKSFAHPIPALSYLFQLALGVLYAAWVVYYAIMKKRYSFYHPLMKNISLVAIISLGAILIPVVFFILDISKPEFTAWGDYVRWVGAAAASVVVWEWVERIEALEREEKKDGILGREVFDGDDTLEVDAAEVPWSRKRRGYKTGGGGDGRGVIITAREQRPGEGNGWPGVSVIGSRHRERERSTGRGRDTGQTGGAEVERTSGHILRPPVWLSRPAPAVTPASRTDTTSAASTVYAVRYQREHPQPRLDLSRSESHNQGRGPTVEDAVSTSQALSSISPGDSPASHIVIQEPRIPDLEANSSSGGGRWQALLRRGNHGTTSTPQSPGAYPDARSAATSRTHMDTNRWDIRSRLEEFAASQAERIRERFRPTTDTDNLPVMVIPAPARRGAALQQVLEEEGEDLSGSVASALRRARGSSSSSSSEEIYEARGRNQMGPNVYPTANAAASAYERPIPPSNPPLWPGVRNRYLYDDDYSYDDSITETSSVISRDHDPDEPDTGQEDRNTTPPREPGPS; encoded by the coding sequence ATGTCGGTGACGTCCATGGCCACCCATGTGGCCGCTCTTGCGGCTACGTCGTCCCTCGAGGCGTCGATGGCGCTGTGCACCAGCACGTGGCTGCCGGCGAACGGAATCCTCTCCTTGGATGGAGAGTCGGACAATGCTATACTGACACTAGACAACGACGCCCTCTTCCAGGCACCATGCCCGACTGCGACAATACCGACAGTCTCCGTTGCAGTCCCGGAgaccaccagcaccagcgacGGAGACTCGAGCCTGACCCTCCAGGACCTCGGAGACGacggtgatgacgatgacagcCCGCATTTTTCCGATTTTCGAGACCCCTTTTACGCCTCGAGTTTTCCCATCTGTTACGCACTCGCGGCGACTACCGTTACCGCTTGGATGCTCGTTATTATGCTCTTCATCACGCCAAGGTCTTTCTTCGATAGTGGCGTTGTCTACCTTGGCCGGCCCGGTGGCTTTAccaattcttcttctgggggcGTCAATATCGGTGGGCGGCCGtggctgcagaagctggccGCCCTGTCGGTTGCGATATCTCTGACGATAGCCACGGCTGACACTTTCAGGATCGCCAAAATACAGTACATATGGGGCGTGCAGAATGCCAAAGTGCTTCAGAACGAGGTCATGGGGAGTACGGAGCTCAAGGCGATCCGGGTGGTATCCGACACCTTTCTTTGGCTCGCACAGGCGCAGACGCTGATCCGGCTGTTCCCGCGCCACCGCGagaaaatcatcatcaaatgGGCTGCTTTTTTCCTCATCAGTCTCGATGTCATTTTCAGTGCCCTAAACAGCTTTTTATACTCCGACCCGGACAGCATCGGCAATTCTATGCCCAAGAGTTTTGCTCATCCCATCCCGGCGCTGAGCTACTTATTTCAACTGGCCCTTGGGGTGCTCTATGCTGCGTGGGTTGTGTACTATGCAATTATGAAGAAGCGATATTCGTTCTACCACCCCTTGATGAAGAACATAAGTCTGGTGGCCATTATATCTTTGGGCGCCATATTAATACCAGTtgtcttttttatacttgaTATATCGAAGCCTGAGTTTACAGCCTGGGGAGATTACGTGCGATGGGttggtgcagcagcagctagtGTGGTGGTTTGGGAATGGGTGGAACGAATTGAAGCGTTGGAGcgtgaagagaaaaaggatgGAATACTTGGAAGAGAAGTATTTGACGGAGATGACACGCTAGAAGTTGACGCGGCTGAGGTCCCCTGGTcacggaagagaagaggctaCAAaactggtggtggtggtgatggcagAGGCGTCATCATCACGGCAAGAGAGCAAAGACCAGGCGAAGGCAACGGATGGCCAGGCGTGTCGGTTATCGGCAGTCGCCACCGCGAGCGGGAGCGAAGTACTGGACGCGGCCGTGATACAGGCCAGACTGGCGGTGCAGAGGTGGAGAGAACATCGGGACATATTCTAAGGCCGCCAGTTTGGCTCTCACGACCTGCTCCAGCCGTAACGCCAGCCAGCAGGACCGATACAACAAGTGCTGCCAGTACTGTCTACGCGGTAAGATACCAGAGAGAGCATCCACAGCCTAGACTAGATCTTTCAAGGTCCGAGAGCCACAACCAAGGTCGTGGTCCTACCGTGGAAGACGCAGTCTCGACAAGCCAAGCGCTTTCGTCTATTTCTCCTGGAGATTCTCCAGCCAGTCATATTGTGATACAAGAACCAAGAATACCAGATTTGGAAGcgaattcttcttctggcgGTGGCCGTTGGCAGGCACTGCTTCGTCGCGGAAACCATGGCACCACGTCAACACCGCAATCTCCTGGAGCTTATCCGGATGCCCGGTCCGCTGCTACTTCAAGAACCCATATGGATACCAACCGGTGGGATATACGAAGCAGATTAGAAGAGTTTGCAGCCAGCCAAGCAGAGAGGATCCGAGAAAGATTCCGGCCCACGACAGACACGGACAATCTCCCCGTAATGGTgataccagcaccagcacggCGAGGCGCGGCGCTACAACAGGTTcttgaggaagagggagaagatttGAGCGGTTCAGTGGCGTCGGCGTTGCGGCGAGCACGAGGatctagcagcagctcatcttcTGAGGAGATTTACGAAGCCAGGGGACGAAATCAGATGGGCCCCAACGTGTATCCGACGGCGAATGCGGCGGCTTCAGCGTATGAGAGACCTATACCGCCCAGCAATCCGCCTTTATGGCCGGGAGTACGAAACCGGTACCTCTACGACGACGATTACTCGTATGATGATTCTATAACGGAGACTTCTTCTGTGATATCTCGCGATCATGATCCTGACGAGCCAGACACCGGGCAAGAAGACAGGAACACAACACCACCGAGAGAGCCAGGCCCCTCTTGA
- a CDS encoding uncharacterized protein (TransMembrane:7 (i98-115o151-173i194-219o239-258i270-297o317-334i372-393o)): protein MAGVEPFPLLNTSADQLHSADVNLARRRRKSSGLGGEIRAGDTGAPALASSRVSLNAQDSENYSSESSEDHSGIPRPSKRRRARGYFSQLRQTMVKHTFVLPAVLLLTFLTGYAINPSETNPLHHFIFLSYPIPQDDPLKPVQYGKGKWDIAFVAFYTIVLSFTREFIMQELLRPLARRTGLSKGKQARFMEQVYTALYFGILGPAGMYVMSRTPVWYFNTRGMYEGFPHRSHEGVVKFYYLFQAAYWAQQAIVLLLGMEKPRKDFKELVGHHIVSLALIGLSYRFHFTYIGIAVYITHDISDFFLASSKALNYIDHPIVAPYFATFVAVWIYMRHYINLKIIWSLFTEFRTVGPFELNWETQQYKCWISQYITTALLASLQALNLFWLFYILRIAFRFIRDKEATDDRSDDEDDEAEDETKKSGKHSGNKGIPKLEIHYEHDEDKQNGSAKQ from the exons ATGGCGGGGGTAGAGCCTTTCCCGCTGCTCAACACGTCGGCAGATCAACTGCACAGCGCTGACGTCAACCTGGCGAGGCGCAGGCGCAAGAGCAGTGGTCTTGGAGGAGAGATTCGTGCTGGTGACACTGGTGCGCCCGCGCTGGCGTCCAGCCGGGTCAGTCTCAATGCCCAAGACTCTGAG AACTACTCATCTGAGAGCTCAGAAGATCACTCTGGGATCCCTAGGCCTTCGAAGCGCCGTCGCGCTCGTGGATATTTCTCACAGCTTCGCCAGACCATGGTCAAGCACACCTTTGTCTTGCCTGCCGTCTTGCTACTCACTTTCCTAACCGGATACGCCATTAACCCTTCCGAGACCAATCCCCTACACCACTTTATCTTTCTGTCGTACCCGATTCCCCAGGATGACCCCCTCAAGCCTGTCCAATACGGCAAGGGCAAATGGGATATTGCATTTGTCGCCTTTTACACCATTGTCCTGTCGTTTACTCGCGAGTTTATCATGcaggagctgctgcgcccACTAGCCCGCCGAACGGGTCTCAGCAAGGGAAAGCAGGCACGTTTCATGGAACAGGTGTACACGGCCCTCTACTTTGGCATCTTAGGACCTGCTGGCATGTATGTCATGAGCCGCACACCTGTTTGGTACTTCAACACGCGCGGAATGTACGAGGGCTTCCCGCATCGGTCGCATGAGGGCGTTGTCAAGTTCTACTACCTCTTCCAGGCTGCCTACTGGGCCCAGCAGGCCATCGTGCTTCTCTTGGGAATGGAGAAGCCGCGCAAGGATTTCAAAGAGCTCGTTGGCCACCACATCGTCAGTTTGGCCCTTATCGGCCTGAGCTACCGCTTCCACTTCACCTACATTGGTATTGCTGTCTACATCACCCACGACATCAGCGATTTTTTCCTCGCCTCCTCCAAAGCTCTCAATTACATCGACCATCCTATCGTTGCTCCTTATTTCGCCACTTTTGTTGCCGTTTGGATCTACATGCGTCATTACATTAACCTCAAGATCATCTGGTCTCTATTCACTGAGTTCCGTACCGTTGGTCCCTTTGAGCTCAACTGGGAGACTCAGCAATACAAGTGCTGGATCAGTCAGTATATCACCACTGCTCTGCTTGCTTCCCTTCAAGCATTGAACCTGTTCTGGCTCTTCTACATTCTGCGTATTGCCTTCCGATTTATCCGCGACAAGGAGGCCACTGATGATCGAtctgatgacgaagatgacgaggcagAGGACGAAACTAAGAAATCAGGCAAGCACAGTGGAAATAAGGGCATTCCTAAGCTGGAAATTCACTACGAACATGACGAAGATAAGCAGAATGGTTCTGCTAAGCAATAG
- a CDS encoding uncharacterized protein (TransMembrane:6 (o36-56i103-128o148-166i178-207o227-250i356-375o)), producing the protein MLADDAPPDDARGAFPAHSGSDGLTVAEKVLRDTQYLYSLILLVAFISLAAWYSVFNAKKEEDLVQPTVKGPGGKPLPITKRKKRSNGERKIGPRFGPTAKNVFRCLAAVVFVSYVVTGITMFVHAFWHENPYKWSKEGLPWAGEWTVVHIVGATFFYLYILFSLFDWRKGPNIVHLTIWILSLAGELILFTTTAIVAAGCHFVRASKQDDQTTDDSCIDSWTKLDLVLYLVRLLTIAASISLFCVAWILKSHAPDRVEEGFGISEATPLLLNGQTRSYDARQSTSSETNGRRSRGRTISNAPKPTGGSYSRKDEQAAFYRQKKIPHKTWWEYVRGYSLFFPYLWPKDSTKLQLQVMLCFVLVIIQRLVNVYVPWQIGKVVNKLEAVIRSGDPITTENFPLKDFLILGTLWVLQGQSGLLGSLRSLLWIPVSQYSYRGLTAAAFNHVHSLSLDFHLSKRTGEVLSALNKGSAINAFLEQVTFQVIPMLFDLFLSISVFYVNYGPLYAQLNLVDTCWYLYMTIKMAATRADQRREMTNADREEEAVKNDSISSYETVKYFNAEEYESNRYRAKVEVFQKAEAQVQVGMVLMNICQTFVFNLGRIVAAIVCGWQVMVGVRTTGDWFTVVSYLTQLQGPLNFFGSFYRTVQQAMISGERLLELFKIQPTVVDSPNAVELESFSGHVRWKNVSFAYDARRPALRNISFECAPGTTTAFVGESGGGKSTLFRHMFRYYDCDEGSIEFDGKDVKDLTISSVRRHIGVVPQDTTLFNETLMYNLKYANPRASDEEVYTACKAASIHDRIMSFPDGYNTQVGERGLRLSGGEKQRVAIARTILKDPRVIMLDEATSALDSHTEQEIQQNVCNIGQGRTLLIIAHRLSTITHADQIIVLHAGTIVERGNHQDLLAAKGVYFSMWQKQVTAERALDVAREASLQAKRALKAANMDGKNKSGAQIDGYESHGSTTELLSDNSQPHGNGEAHPSTSSSDNESTHEQEPRRKSGLDS; encoded by the exons ATGCTGGCCGACGACGCGCCGCCCGACGACGCTCGCGGCGCCTTTCCCGCCCATTCTGGCTCTGATGGCCTCACCGTGGCCGAAAAGGTCCTGCGAGACACACAATACCTCTACTCTCTGATTCTGCTCGTGGCCTTCATCTCTCTTGCCGCATGGTATTCCGTCTTCAACgccaagaaggaagaggatctTGTCCAGCCCACCGTCAAAGGTCCTGGAGGGAAGCCCTTGCCCATTACCAAGCGCAAGAAGCGCAGCAACGGGGAGCGTAAGATTGGTCCGCGCTTTGGCCCGACCGCTAAGAACGTCTTTcgctgccttgctgctgttgtcttCGTGAGCTATGTGGTTACTGGTATTACCATGTTCGTTCATGCCTTCTGGCACGAGAACCCTTATAAATGGTCAAAGGAAGGGCTTCCCTGGGCTGGCGAATGGACAGTG GTTCATATCGTGGGAGCTACTTTCTTCTACCTTTACATCCTGTTCTCGTTATTCGACTGGCGCAAGGGCCCCAATATCGTCCACCTCACAATCTGGATTCTAAGTCTCGCTGGAGAACTCAttctcttcaccaccacAGCTATTGTTGCCGCTGGTTGTCACTTCGTGCGCGCTTCCAAGCAAGACGACCAGACCACGGATGACAGCTGCATTGATTCATGGACAAAGCTCGATCTCGTTCTCTATTTGGTCCGCTTGCTGACCATAGCTgcttccatctccctcttctgcGTTGCATGGATTCTCAAATCTCACGCCCCAGATAGAGTTGAGGAAGGATTTGGCATCTCTGAAGCCACGCCTCTACTGCTTAATGGGCAGACTCGATCTTATGACGCCAGGCAGAGCACCAGTTCTGAGACTAACGGCCGACGATCTCGTGGTAGAACCATTTCGAACGCACCCAAACCTACAGGAGGATCCTATTCTCGCAAAGATGAACAAGCCGCCTTCTACCGACAGAAGAAGATCCCCCACAAGACCTGGTGGGAATATGTCAGAGGctactctctcttcttcccctatCTCTGGCCCAAAGACTCTaccaagctgcagctccaGGTAATGTTGTGCTTTGTTTTAGTCATCATCCAGCGATTGGTCAACGTCTACGTTCCATGGCAGATCGGCAAAGTCGTCAACAAGCTAGAAGCCGTCATCAGAAGCGGCGATCCCATCACCACTGAAAACTTCCCCCTCAAGGACTTCCTCATCCTGGGTACTCTCTGGGTACTTCAAGGCCAGTCCGGTCTTCTTGGCTCCCTGAGATCTCTCCTTTGGATTCCTGTTTCGCAGTACTCGTACCGAGGATTGACAGCGGCGGCCTTTAACCATGTCCACTCTCTCAGCCTCGACTTTCACTTGTCGAAACGCACTGGCGAAGTCCTCTCTGCGCTTAACAAGGGCTCTGCAATCAATGCATTTCTCGAGCAGGTGACATTCCAGGTCATCCCTATGCTCTTCGACTTGTTCCTCTCTATCTCCGTCTTCTACGTCAACTATGGCCCTCTCTACGCTCAATTGAATCTGGTGGACACTTGCTGGTATCTCTATATGACCATCAAGATGGCCGCCACTAGAGCAGATCAACGACGAGAGATGACCAATGCTGATCGTGAAGAGGAAGCGGTGAAGAACGACTCCATCTCTAGTTATGAGACGGTCAAGTATTTCAACGCGGAAGAATACGAATCCAACCGATATCGTGCCAAGGTTGAGGTTTTCCAAAAGGCCGAGGCCCAGGTCCAGGTAGGCATGGTCCTCATGAATATCTGCCAGACCTTCGTTTTCAACCTGGGCAGAATTGTCGCTGCCATAGTGTGTGGCTGGCAAGTTATGGTTGGCGTGCGAACTACCGGTGACTGGTTCACAGTCGTCTCTTACCTGACCCAACTTCAAGGCCCTCTCAACTTCTTCGGCTCGTTTTATCGCACAGTCCAGCAGGCCATGATTTCTGGCGAGCGCCTCCTGGAGCTCTTCAAGATCCAGCCAACCGTGGTTGATTCTCCCAATGCCGTCGAACTGGAAAGTTTTAGTGGACATGTTCGATGGAAGAATGTGAGCTTTGCCTATGATGCTCGAAGACCTGCTCTACGCAACATCAGCTTCGAATGTGCTCCGGGAACTACAACAGCCTTTGTTGGCGAGTCTGGCGGTGGCAAGTCTACCTTGTTCCGACATATGTTCCGCTACTACGACTGTGACGAGGGTAGCATCGAATTTGATGGCAAAGACGTTAAAGATCTCACAATCAGCTCGGTCCGTCGCCATATTGGCGTTGTGCCCCAAGATACGACCCTTTTCAACGAGACGCTCATGTACAACCTCAAATATGCCAACCCTAGAGCGAGTGACGAAGAGGTTTATACCGCTTGCAAAGCTGCCAGTATCCACGACCGCATCATGTCATTCCCCGATGGTTATAACACGCAGGTTGGAGAACGCGGACTGCGACTCAGTGGCGGTGAGAAGCAGCGAGTTGCTATCGCTCGTACTATCCTCAAGGATCCTAGAGTTATCATGCTGGATGAGGCTACTTCTGCACTTGACTCGCACACGGAACAGGAAATCCAGCAAAATGTTTGCAACATCGGTCAAGGGCGAACGTTGCTCATTATTGC GCACCGATTGTCGACCATCACCCATGCCGATCAAATCATTGTGCTGCATGCTGGAACAATCGTTGAACGTGGTAATCACCAGGATCTTCTCGCTGCTAAAGGTGTGTACTTTTCGATGTGGCAAAAGCAAGTAACGGCAGAGCGCGCCCTGGACGTTGCTAGAGAAGCGTCTTTGCAGGCCAAGCGAGCCTTGAAAGCTGCCAATATGGATGGCAAGAACAAGTCGGGCGCTCAGATCGACGGATATGAGAGTCACGGGTCTACGACTGAGCTTCTTAGCGATAACTCTCAGCCGCATGGCAATGGCGAGGCTCATCCTTCGACATCTTCTTCCGATAATGAATCGACCCATGAACAGGAGCCGCGTCGCAAATCAGGACTAGATTCCTAG
- a CDS encoding uncharacterized protein (EggNog:ENOG41), whose translation MSQRPSTPVKVPSSAANYTPATLDPDLRSQINTILLKDGHITKIQEALLHALNSNSSNWPTTIQNHALALLRSGEITTYPALLRRVLEDVREGQPSSTSSANGKPSSSSAATTNGNGDTKKANGTPASDKSPLAIPTSVIEEALRITRECLDSVCEIEEKGSG comes from the exons ATGTCGCAGAGGCCGTCTACACCCGTCAAAGTGCCGTCATCGGCGGCAAACTATACCCCCGCGACGCTAGATCCAGACTTGCGATCGCAGATAAATACAATCCTGCTCAAGGACGGGCATATTACAAA AATCCAAGAAGCTCTCCTCCACGCCCTCAATTCAAACTCCTCCAACTGGCCCACCACCATCCAGAACCACGCCCTAGCCCTCCTCCGCTCCGGCGAAATCACCACATACCCAGCCCTCCTCCGCCGCGTCCTCGAAGACGTCCGCGAAGGCCAGCCCTCGTCAACATCCAGCGCAAACGGCaagccatcgtcatcatccgcCGCAACAACAAACGGCAACGGCGACACCAAGAAAGCCAACGGCACACCAGCCTCCGACAAATCCCCCCTCGCCATCCCCACATCCGTAATAGAAGAGGCCCTGAGAATCACAAGAGAATGCCTCGACTCCGTGTGCGAAATCGAGGAAAAGGGCAGTGGCTAG